Proteins co-encoded in one Gemmatimonadaceae bacterium genomic window:
- a CDS encoding RNA polymerase sigma-54 factor, giving the protein PRGVLPLKFFFSSGLSTTDGDDVSARGIKDQIKKLVDAEDAKDPLTDQAIVDILKQGGVVIARRTVAKYRDQLGVLSARMRKRV; this is encoded by the coding sequence CCGCGCGGCGTGCTGCCGCTCAAGTTCTTCTTCTCCTCCGGCCTCTCCACCACCGACGGCGACGACGTCTCGGCGCGCGGCATCAAGGACCAGATCAAGAAGCTGGTCGATGCCGAGGACGCGAAGGACCCGCTCACCGACCAGGCCATCGTGGACATCCTCAAGCAGGGCGGCGTCGTGATCGCCCGCCGCACCGTCGCCAAGTACCGCGACCAGCTCGGCGTGCTCTCGGCGCGCATGCGGAAACGCGTATGA